From a single Andrena cerasifolii isolate SP2316 chromosome 8, iyAndCera1_principal, whole genome shotgun sequence genomic region:
- the Marcal1 gene encoding SWI/SNF-related matrix-associated actin-dependent regulator of chromatin subfamily A-like protein 1, which yields MSYSKEEIERKRLLAVQRKREAQVQQRLSNSPKIGSNALNASANSSIPSNENKPYNTTKSFGYIGKNYNEHKSGNYSFKSNTKFNKQTERFNPIKTTNFFGQKPHVTGNCYMISDERFALETSSYFAPIIETLKTIPSKSYDMKTKTWNFHLKDYDNLMEKLINFKAGIQVAGLPIKVLQIFRKNDNSNNAVTNIDLSGIDPQLVKSLMPFQREGVCYGISKNGRCMIADDMGLGKTIQSLGIAHYFRNDWPLLIVVQSSVRYQWSEAIYKFLPSVPTHYVNHFTSGNDIIVDSKIVITSYDLLARAIDKFERRTFGFVILDESHTVKSEKTARYKATRRLVSQACHVILLSGTPALSRPMELYSQINLIMPNFMKYEDYGIRYCAGEKTPYGWNFQGSSNLQELELLLKRTCVIRRLKSDALFKLPSKNREVVILNPDLIKAGTEEMIEMSKTLERKALSSLERHNTLLQYYTESGLAKHKAVCDYVSKIFQRKQKCLIFAHHCNVLDAICATALSENINHIRIDGKTNPERRKYLVDQFQNSDDCVAAVLSITAASVGITLTAAHLVIFAELFWNPGVLCQAEDRVHRIGQNDNVVIQYLVAKNTADDYLWPLIQKKMNVLNEAGLDQDFSLKDIRVTKQALDARQKTLDSFTRSEKKTNDTIVQSNENEVQDVLPENSFSAITEEFEELLELSGDDFNCSEWDVNE from the exons ATGAGTTATTCTAAAGAAGAAATAGAGCGGAAGCGTCTGTTAGCTGTGCAACGTAAGCGAGAAGCTCAGGTACAACAAAGGTTATCCAACTCCCCGAAGATTGGAAGCAATGCTCTGAATGCTTCTGCTAATAGTAGTATTCCATCTAATGAAAATAAGCCGTATAACACAACTAAATCCTTTGGGTACATAGGAAAGAATTATAATGAGCATAAGTCTGGAAATTATTCCTTCAAAAGTAACACAAAATTTAATAAGCAAACAGAACGCTTCAATCCCATCAAGACAACAAATTTCTTCGGGCAGAAGCCACACGTAACGGGCAACTGTTACATGATAAGCGACGAAAGGTTCGCCTTAGAAACATCATCATATTTCGCTCCTATTATTGAAACATTAAAAACGATTCCAAGCAAATCTTATG aTATGAAAACTAAAACATGGAATTTCCATTTAAAAGATTATGATAATTTAATGGAGAAGCTTATAAATTTCAAGGCTGGTATACAAGTAGCAGGGTTGCCAATAAAAGTTCTTCAG ATATTTAGGAAAAATGATAACTCGAACAATGCTGTCACAAATATTGATTTGTCAGGTATCGATCCTCAGTTAGTGAAAAGTTTAATGCCCTTTCAACGCGAGGGAGTATG CTATGGAATATCTAAGAATGGTCGTTGCATGATTGCCGATGACATGGGTTTAGGGAAAACTATTCAATCCTTAGGCATCGCGCATTACTTTAGAAACGATTGGCCTCTCCTTATTGTTGTACAATCCTCAGTCAG ATACCAATGGTCGGAAGCAATATACAAATTCTTGCCATCCGTGCCTACACATTACGTTAATCATTTTACAAGCGGCAACGACATTATCGTTGACAGCAAGATTGTTATCACATCCTACGATCTCTTAGCACGAGCGATAGATAAGTTTGAACGTCGAACTTTCGGTTTTGTCATTCTG gatGAATCCCATACTGTAAAGAGCGAAAAAACTGCGAGATATAAGGCTACACGCCGCTTAGTTTCGCAAGCATGCCACGTTATTTTACTTTCCGGAACGCCAGCTTTATCGAGACCCATGGAGCTGTATTCTCAGATAAATCTTATAAtgccaaattttatgaa ATATGAGGATTATGGTATTCGATACTGTGCAGGAGAGAAAACTCCATATGGATGGAATTTTCAAGGGTCGTCGAATTTGCAGGAATTGGAATTGTTATTAAAGCGCACTTGTGTAATTCGGAGATTAAAAAGCGATGCACTGTTTAAATTACCATCGAAAAATAG AGAAGTCGTTATATTGAATCCAGACTTAATAAAAGCAGGTACAGAAGAAATGATAGAGATGTCTAAGACATTGGAACGAAAAGCTTTAAGTAGTTTAGAAAGGCATAATACTCTTTTGCAATATTACACTGAGTCTGGTTTAGCGAAGCATAAAGCTGTATG TGAttatgtttccaaaatatttcaAAGGAAACAAAAGTGTCTTATATTTGCCCACCATTGCAACGTCCTAGATGCTATATGCGCAACCGCATTATCCGAGAATATAAA CCACATTAGAATTGATGGAAAAACAAATCCCGAGCGTAGAAAGTATCTAGTTGATCAGTTCCAAAACTCCGACGACTGCGTGGCAGCAGTTCTATCTATCACAGCAGCAAGCGTGGGAATTACACTAACGGCCGCGCACCTCGTAATATTTGCAGAGCTGTTTTGGAATCCTGGG GTGTTGTGTCAAGCCGAGGACAGAGTTCATAGAATCGGCCAAAACGACAATGTCGTTATTCAGTACCTAGTGGCGAAGAATACAGCGGACGATTACTTGTGGCCTTTGATCCAGAAGAAAATGAACGTCTTGAACGAAGCTGGGCTCGATCAAGATTTCTCCCTTAAGGATATACGTGTTACGAAACAAGCGTTAGACGCGAGACAGAAGACGCTGGACTCCTTTACACGCAGTGAAAAAAAGACTAATGATACGATAGTACAAAGTAATGAAAATGAAGTGCAAGATGTGTTGCCAGAAAACAGTTTTTCAGCAATAACTGAGGAATTCGAAGAGTTACTGGAGCTCAGCGGGGACGACTTCAATTGTTCTGAATGGGACGTCAACGAATGA
- the LOC143371924 gene encoding serine/threonine-protein phosphatase 2A activator, with translation MAKSLSTTMSTSKESVQQFQILPDDYEFVVPKKSIKVPADMAVWEKSEAYSEYLGFVLALNEAIQGKPLNVECSQSPMINDVIGMLNEFDEWITQIPPTEQPQRFGNKSFRIWHERLKEDGLEELQKVLPPVLHRAIPEIVEYLYEGFGNPTRIDYGTGHEKAFIMFLCCMFKIGAFAQSDKVAVAVKIFNRYLELVRRLQLTYRMEPAGSHGVWSLDDYQFVPFVWGSSQLIGHPRIEPRHFVDPDMVELFSKQYMFLGCIEFISKVKIGPFAEHSNQLWNVSAVPSWAKVNSGLIRMYKAEVLAKFPVIQHVLFGSLLSIKPATAPPTRKESG, from the exons ATGGCTAAGTCCTTATCTACTACCATGTCGACTTCAAAGGAGAGCGTACAACAATTCCAAATATTAC CCGACGACTATGAATTCGTTGTACCCAAGAAGTCGATTAAAGTGCCGGCTGACATGGCAGTCTGGGAAAAGTCTGAGGCGTATTCC gaatatttgggaTTCGTGCTGGCCTTAAACGAGGCAATCCAAGGGAAGCCATTGAACGTTGAATGTTCTCAAAGTCCTATGATAAATGATGTTATTGGAATGCTTAATGAATTCGACGAATGGATAACACAAATACCACCGACCGAGCAGCCACAACGTTTTGGCAACAAATCATTCAGAATATGGCACGAAAGGCTGAAAGAG GATGGATTGGAAGAATTGCAGAAAGTATTGCCGCCGGTACTGCACAGGGCAATTCCAGAAATAGTTGAGTACTTATACGAAGGCTTTGGTAATCCAACACGTATAGATTATGGTACTGGCCATGAAAAGGCATTTATAATGTTTTTGTGCTGTATGTTTAAAATCGGTGCTTTTGCACAAAGTGACAAAGTTGCTGTagctgtaaaaatatttaacag ATACCTGGAATTAGTGCGCAGATTACAGTTAACTTATAGAATGGAACCAGCGGGTAGTCACGGAGTTTGGAGCTTAGATGACTACCAATTCGTCCCTTTCGTATGGGGAAGTTCTCAGCTGATAG GGCATCCACGTATCGAACCTCGTCACTTTGTCGACCCGGATATGGTTGAGTTATTTAGCAAGCAATACATGTTCCTCGGTTGTATTGAATTTATTTCGAAG GTAAAGATAGGTCCATTCGCCGAACATTCGAATCAGTTGTGGAATGTTAGCGCAGTTCCTTCGTGGGCAAAGGTGAACAGTGGTCTTATTAGAATGTACAAAGCCGAG GTTTTAGCAAAGTTTCCTGTTATCCAACATGTTTTATTTGGCTCTCTGCTATCAATAAAACCAGCAACCGCACCTCCTACTAGAAAAGAGTCTGGTTAG
- the Amacr gene encoding alpha-methylacyl-CoA racemase, translated as MPLKGIKVLELAGLAPGPFCGMILADFGATVIKVDKTRTISWDTDSLSHGKRSIALNLKNAKGIDVFKKLSDQSDVLIDPFRPGVMEKLKLGPTDLMKTNKGLIYARLTGYGQKGPYANMAGHDINYLGLSGLLSLFGRYNEKPTPPVNLAADFGGGGLMCAFGIMLALYERTKSHDGQVVDTAMVDGAAYLGSWLFRSQNMPILWGNPRGRNILDTGSHFYDTYETKDKKYMCVGALEPQFYEIFIEKLGLSIDEMPQFNEFEESRAKLENIFKQKSQAEWCTIFDGTDACVTPVLSLNDVAFHAHNRERNTFTASKDNSIVPNPTPHLSRTSGKSKVRQKNPQPGEHTTEILAELKFKPKEIADLISAGVVTQGVQRSAL; from the exons ATGCCTCTGAAAGGgataaaagttttagaattGGCGGGTCTCGCGCCAGGCCCTTTTTGTGGAATGATATTAGCAGATTTCGGTGCAACTGTTATTAAAGTAGATAAG ACTCGTACAATTAGTTGGGATACAGACTCTCTTAGTCATGGAAAGAGATCCATCgcgttgaatttaaaaaatgcgaagGGTATcgatgtatttaaaaaattaagcgaTCAAAGCGATGTGCTTATAGATCCGTTCAGACCTG GCGTGATGGAGAAGCTGAAACTTGGACCAACGGAtcttatgaaaacaaataaggGGCTGATATATGCTAGATTGACGGGATATGGCCAAAAAGGACCCTACGCGAATATGGCTGGTCATGATATCAATTACTTGGGTTTATCTG GCTTACTATCCCTATTTGGCCGGTACAATGAGAAACCAACACCACCAGTTAATCTAGCTGCTGACTTTGGCGGCGGCGGATTAATGTGTGCCTTTGGAATAATGTTAGCATTATACGAACGTACTAAAAGTCATGATGGTCAGGTAGTTGATACAGCAATGGTAGATGGTGCAGCTTATTTGGGGAGTTGGTTGTTTAGATCTCAGAATATGCCTATATTGTGGGGAAACCCGCGTGGTAGAAATAT ATTGGATACTGGGTCGCACTTTTATGATACTTATGAAACGAAAGATAAGAAATATATGTGTGTCGGAGCACTCGAACCACAATTCTATGAAATATTTATAGAGAAACTTGGCCTTTCGATAGATGAAATGCCACAGTTCAATGAATTTGAAGAAAGCCGAgcgaaattggaaaatatattcaaacaaAAAAGCCAAGCTGAATGGTGCACTATATTTGATGGCACAGATGCTTGCGTGACACCTGTTTTGAGCTTGAACGACGTTGCCTTTCACGCGCACAACAGAGAAAGGAATACGTTCACAGCTTCGAAAGATAATTCGATAGTTCCAAATCCTACTCCACATTTGTCTCGTACCTCTGGAAAGTCGAAGGTACGTCAAAAGAACCCTCAACCTGGCGAGCACACAACGGAAATTCTCGCAGAATTGAAATTCAAGCCCAAGGAGATTGCCGATTTAATATCCGCAGGAGTTGTTACTCAAGGAGTGCAACGTTCGGCCCTTTAA
- the LOC143372753 gene encoding uncharacterized protein LOC143372753, whose protein sequence is MSKESGKDSSFAGPNNAAIRSSKTKTDSRSAASLIRSAARKAKRAKRAKRLIANPLKQAFCKTWLEEPLFKMWLQETEDPYTVKCTVCSKLLRGTKFTLRKHASTNVHNMNMQQKDNGDAGSAASFIRSPAKKTKRAKRNKKPSKQAFRKTWLEEPQFALWVQETEDPYTVKCTFCSKYLTSGRSHLKQHAKTIVHSTNKQRKTGASISVLSISGTCTGTGVAAVAGPSHAAITSPDSSVAGPSHAAITSPDSSVAGPSDAVIRSSDAETDSSSAASFCPTAKELKQVKTQPLCKVWLKNPQVFKFVTVLKPGQSFRL, encoded by the exons ATGAGCAAAGAATCAG GTAAAGATAGCAGTTTTGCTGGACCTAACAATGCAGCTATTAGAAGCTCAAAAACAAAGACTGATTCAA GGAGTGCTGCCAGCTTGATTCGCTCAGCTGCAAGGAAAGCGAAAAGAGCAAAAAGAGCAAAGAGATTAATCGCGAATCCATTGAAGCAAGCATTTTGCAAAACATGGCTAGAGGAACCACTGTTTAAAATGTGGCTTCAAGAAACTGAAGATCCGTACACAGTAAAATGTACAGTTTGCTCCAAATTATTAAGAGGGACCAAATTTACATTAAGAAAACACGCCAGCACTAACGTGCATAACATGAATATGCAACAGAAAGATAACGGCGATGCAG GCAGTGCTGCCAGTTTTATCCGCTCCCCTGCAAAGAAAACGAAAAGAGCAAAGAGAAACAAGAAACCATCGAAGCAAGCATTTCGCAAAACTTGGCTAGAGGAACCACAGTTTGCATTGTGGGTTCAAGAAACAGAGGATCCGTACACAGTAAAGTGTACGTTTTGCTCGAAATATCTAACATCTGGCAGAAGTCACCTAAAGCAACACGCCAAGACTATCGTGCATAGCAcgaataagcaacgaaaaacagGAGCATCAATTTCTGTACTAAGCATTTCTGGTACATGCACTGGTACCGGTGTTGCTGCCGTTGCTGGACCCAGCCATGCAGCTATTACAAGCCCCGATAGCAGTGTTGCTGGACCCAGCCATGCAGCTATTACAAGCCCCGATAGCAGTGTTGCTGGACCCAGCGATGCAGTTATTAGAAGCTCGGATGCAGAGACTGATTCAA gCAGTGCAGCCAGCTTCTGTCCCACTGCAAAGGAGTTAAAACAAGTTAAGACGCAACCATTGTGCAAAGTTTGGCTGAAGAACCCACAGGTTTTTAAATTCGTTACAGTTTTAAAACCCGGACAGAGCTTCAGACTTTAA
- the Koko gene encoding cyclin Q isoform X4, producing the protein MNPTEPTSTETLRLTDVLHICSSKMKDVIDVLAMQREKRNTLQKSITIDYTKSSDSFTVSRFIFECGLKLDAHSLTIATAATLYHRFIKEAAPGGYDNYLIAATCLYLAGKVKDDNLKIRDVMNVSYSTLHRGSQPLELGDQYWSMRDAIVQAELLIMRMLKFQVIPVHPHKYMLHYLRSLQAWFGEEEWSKYPVAKTSMALLQDFHHSPAILDYPPNLIALACINLALQIYGVVVPLMDECDQQPWFTVFCKDLARDTLWVVMEKVMAAYDEEPETRDN; encoded by the exons ATGAATCCAACGGAACCCACTAGCACAGAGACATTAAG ACTGACCGATGTACTACATATTTGCAGTTCCAAAATGAAAGACGTCATCGATGTGTTAGCTATGCAAAGGGAGAAGAGGAATACTTTACAGAAAAGTATTACGATCGATTATACCAAAAGTAGCGATAGCTTTACTGTTTCCAGATTTATATTCGAGTGTG GTTTAAAACTAGACGCTCATTCATTGACTATCGCCACGGCAGCGACTTTATATCACAGGTTTATAAAAGAGGCTGCGCCAGGAGGCTACGATAattat CTAATAGCTGCCACCTGCCTGTATCTAGCAGGGAAGGTAAAGGATGATAATCTGAAAATAAGGGACGTAATGAATGTGTCATATAGTACCTTACATAGAGGATCTCAACCGCTAGAGTTGGGTGATCAGTATTGGAGTATGAGAGACGCGATCGTCCAGGCAGAACTATTAATTATGCGCATGCTAAAGTTCCAAGTAATCCCTGTACATCCACataaa TACATGTTGCACTACCTACGATCCTTACAAGCATGGTTTGGCGAAGAGGAGTGGTCAAAGTATCCCGTTGCAAAGACCAGCATGGCACTTTTACAAGACTTCCATCATTCCCCCGCTATACTCGATTACCCACCGAATTTAATAGCACTCGCTTGTATTAATCTGGCGTTACAGATTTATGGTGTAGTAGTGCCGTTAATGGACGAATGCGATCAGCAACCTTGGTTTACT GTATTTTGTAAAGATTTAGCAAGAGATACACTTTGGGTAGTAATGGAAAAAGTTATGGCAGCGTACGATGAAGAACCAGAAACTAGAGATAACTGA
- the Koko gene encoding cyclin Q isoform X5, whose amino-acid sequence MNPTEPTSTETLSSKMKDVIDVLAMQREKRNTLQKSITIDYTKSSDSFTVSRFIFECGLKLDAHSLTIATAATLYHRFIKEAAPGGYDNYLIAATCLYLAGKVKDDNLKIRDVMNVSYSTLHRGSQPLELGDQYWSMRDAIVQAELLIMRMLKFQVIPVHPHKYMLHYLRSLQAWFGEEEWSKYPVAKTSMALLQDFHHSPAILDYPPNLIALACINLALQIYGVVVPLMDECDQQPWFTVFCKDLARDTLWVVMEKVMAAYDEEPETRDN is encoded by the exons ATGAATCCAACGGAACCCACTAGCACAGAGACATTAAG TTCCAAAATGAAAGACGTCATCGATGTGTTAGCTATGCAAAGGGAGAAGAGGAATACTTTACAGAAAAGTATTACGATCGATTATACCAAAAGTAGCGATAGCTTTACTGTTTCCAGATTTATATTCGAGTGTG GTTTAAAACTAGACGCTCATTCATTGACTATCGCCACGGCAGCGACTTTATATCACAGGTTTATAAAAGAGGCTGCGCCAGGAGGCTACGATAattat CTAATAGCTGCCACCTGCCTGTATCTAGCAGGGAAGGTAAAGGATGATAATCTGAAAATAAGGGACGTAATGAATGTGTCATATAGTACCTTACATAGAGGATCTCAACCGCTAGAGTTGGGTGATCAGTATTGGAGTATGAGAGACGCGATCGTCCAGGCAGAACTATTAATTATGCGCATGCTAAAGTTCCAAGTAATCCCTGTACATCCACataaa TACATGTTGCACTACCTACGATCCTTACAAGCATGGTTTGGCGAAGAGGAGTGGTCAAAGTATCCCGTTGCAAAGACCAGCATGGCACTTTTACAAGACTTCCATCATTCCCCCGCTATACTCGATTACCCACCGAATTTAATAGCACTCGCTTGTATTAATCTGGCGTTACAGATTTATGGTGTAGTAGTGCCGTTAATGGACGAATGCGATCAGCAACCTTGGTTTACT GTATTTTGTAAAGATTTAGCAAGAGATACACTTTGGGTAGTAATGGAAAAAGTTATGGCAGCGTACGATGAAGAACCAGAAACTAGAGATAACTGA
- the Koko gene encoding cyclin Q isoform X1, translating into MNPTEPTSTETLRLTDVLHICSSKMKDVIDVLAMQREKRNTLQKSITIDYTKSSDSFTVSRFIFECGLKLDAHSLTIATAATLYHRFIKEAAPGGYDNYLIAATCLYLAGKVKDDNLKIRDVMNVSYSTLHRGSQPLELGDQYWSMRDAIVQAELLIMRMLKFQVIPVHPHKYMLHYLRSLQAWFGEEEWSKYPVAKTSMALLQDFHHSPAILDYPPNLIALACINLALQIYGVVVPLMDECDQQPWFTVRHQNPKELSDHYGLPETSETQTLDCFQVFCKDLARDTLWVVMEKVMAAYDEEPETRDN; encoded by the exons ATGAATCCAACGGAACCCACTAGCACAGAGACATTAAG ACTGACCGATGTACTACATATTTGCAGTTCCAAAATGAAAGACGTCATCGATGTGTTAGCTATGCAAAGGGAGAAGAGGAATACTTTACAGAAAAGTATTACGATCGATTATACCAAAAGTAGCGATAGCTTTACTGTTTCCAGATTTATATTCGAGTGTG GTTTAAAACTAGACGCTCATTCATTGACTATCGCCACGGCAGCGACTTTATATCACAGGTTTATAAAAGAGGCTGCGCCAGGAGGCTACGATAattat CTAATAGCTGCCACCTGCCTGTATCTAGCAGGGAAGGTAAAGGATGATAATCTGAAAATAAGGGACGTAATGAATGTGTCATATAGTACCTTACATAGAGGATCTCAACCGCTAGAGTTGGGTGATCAGTATTGGAGTATGAGAGACGCGATCGTCCAGGCAGAACTATTAATTATGCGCATGCTAAAGTTCCAAGTAATCCCTGTACATCCACataaa TACATGTTGCACTACCTACGATCCTTACAAGCATGGTTTGGCGAAGAGGAGTGGTCAAAGTATCCCGTTGCAAAGACCAGCATGGCACTTTTACAAGACTTCCATCATTCCCCCGCTATACTCGATTACCCACCGAATTTAATAGCACTCGCTTGTATTAATCTGGCGTTACAGATTTATGGTGTAGTAGTGCCGTTAATGGACGAATGCGATCAGCAACCTTGGTTTACTGTAAGACATCAAAATCCTAAAGAATTGTCTGACCATTATGGACTACCCGAAACATCTGAAACGCAAACTCTTGATTGCTTTCAGGTATTTTGTAAAGATTTAGCAAGAGATACACTTTGGGTAGTAATGGAAAAAGTTATGGCAGCGTACGATGAAGAACCAGAAACTAGAGATAACTGA
- the Koko gene encoding cyclin Q isoform X2, which yields MNPTEPTSTETLSSKMKDVIDVLAMQREKRNTLQKSITIDYTKSSDSFTVSRFIFECGLKLDAHSLTIATAATLYHRFIKEAAPGGYDNYLIAATCLYLAGKVKDDNLKIRDVMNVSYSTLHRGSQPLELGDQYWSMRDAIVQAELLIMRMLKFQVIPVHPHKYMLHYLRSLQAWFGEEEWSKYPVAKTSMALLQDFHHSPAILDYPPNLIALACINLALQIYGVVVPLMDECDQQPWFTVRHQNPKELSDHYGLPETSETQTLDCFQVFCKDLARDTLWVVMEKVMAAYDEEPETRDN from the exons ATGAATCCAACGGAACCCACTAGCACAGAGACATTAAG TTCCAAAATGAAAGACGTCATCGATGTGTTAGCTATGCAAAGGGAGAAGAGGAATACTTTACAGAAAAGTATTACGATCGATTATACCAAAAGTAGCGATAGCTTTACTGTTTCCAGATTTATATTCGAGTGTG GTTTAAAACTAGACGCTCATTCATTGACTATCGCCACGGCAGCGACTTTATATCACAGGTTTATAAAAGAGGCTGCGCCAGGAGGCTACGATAattat CTAATAGCTGCCACCTGCCTGTATCTAGCAGGGAAGGTAAAGGATGATAATCTGAAAATAAGGGACGTAATGAATGTGTCATATAGTACCTTACATAGAGGATCTCAACCGCTAGAGTTGGGTGATCAGTATTGGAGTATGAGAGACGCGATCGTCCAGGCAGAACTATTAATTATGCGCATGCTAAAGTTCCAAGTAATCCCTGTACATCCACataaa TACATGTTGCACTACCTACGATCCTTACAAGCATGGTTTGGCGAAGAGGAGTGGTCAAAGTATCCCGTTGCAAAGACCAGCATGGCACTTTTACAAGACTTCCATCATTCCCCCGCTATACTCGATTACCCACCGAATTTAATAGCACTCGCTTGTATTAATCTGGCGTTACAGATTTATGGTGTAGTAGTGCCGTTAATGGACGAATGCGATCAGCAACCTTGGTTTACTGTAAGACATCAAAATCCTAAAGAATTGTCTGACCATTATGGACTACCCGAAACATCTGAAACGCAAACTCTTGATTGCTTTCAGGTATTTTGTAAAGATTTAGCAAGAGATACACTTTGGGTAGTAATGGAAAAAGTTATGGCAGCGTACGATGAAGAACCAGAAACTAGAGATAACTGA
- the Koko gene encoding cyclin Q isoform X3 → MKDVIDVLAMQREKRNTLQKSITIDYTKSSDSFTVSRFIFECGLKLDAHSLTIATAATLYHRFIKEAAPGGYDNYLIAATCLYLAGKVKDDNLKIRDVMNVSYSTLHRGSQPLELGDQYWSMRDAIVQAELLIMRMLKFQVIPVHPHKYMLHYLRSLQAWFGEEEWSKYPVAKTSMALLQDFHHSPAILDYPPNLIALACINLALQIYGVVVPLMDECDQQPWFTVRHQNPKELSDHYGLPETSETQTLDCFQVFCKDLARDTLWVVMEKVMAAYDEEPETRDN, encoded by the exons ATGAAAGACGTCATCGATGTGTTAGCTATGCAAAGGGAGAAGAGGAATACTTTACAGAAAAGTATTACGATCGATTATACCAAAAGTAGCGATAGCTTTACTGTTTCCAGATTTATATTCGAGTGTG GTTTAAAACTAGACGCTCATTCATTGACTATCGCCACGGCAGCGACTTTATATCACAGGTTTATAAAAGAGGCTGCGCCAGGAGGCTACGATAattat CTAATAGCTGCCACCTGCCTGTATCTAGCAGGGAAGGTAAAGGATGATAATCTGAAAATAAGGGACGTAATGAATGTGTCATATAGTACCTTACATAGAGGATCTCAACCGCTAGAGTTGGGTGATCAGTATTGGAGTATGAGAGACGCGATCGTCCAGGCAGAACTATTAATTATGCGCATGCTAAAGTTCCAAGTAATCCCTGTACATCCACataaa TACATGTTGCACTACCTACGATCCTTACAAGCATGGTTTGGCGAAGAGGAGTGGTCAAAGTATCCCGTTGCAAAGACCAGCATGGCACTTTTACAAGACTTCCATCATTCCCCCGCTATACTCGATTACCCACCGAATTTAATAGCACTCGCTTGTATTAATCTGGCGTTACAGATTTATGGTGTAGTAGTGCCGTTAATGGACGAATGCGATCAGCAACCTTGGTTTACTGTAAGACATCAAAATCCTAAAGAATTGTCTGACCATTATGGACTACCCGAAACATCTGAAACGCAAACTCTTGATTGCTTTCAGGTATTTTGTAAAGATTTAGCAAGAGATACACTTTGGGTAGTAATGGAAAAAGTTATGGCAGCGTACGATGAAGAACCAGAAACTAGAGATAACTGA